The window TTCGGAAATCGCCGGGATTGTTTGAGCCGCTCGGTTCCTTCTTTGCAACGTCAATGATCAACGTCTTAAACAGCAGCACCCCACCTCCTTCCGTTCCATTCAATTACAGTAACCAGTTTATGCACCGACATGATGACGTTATTGTTCACAAGGTACAGTAGGGCGTCTACCTACAGAACGAGACTCGTAAAAAGCCTTAAACATTAAAGTATGCAAGCAACATCTTAACTTTGACTAGCCTATTCACTTTCACACGTTTTTCATTGCAAATTGTAGCTCATTGGATTACATATCATTATCAATATTGCTATAAAACGCTATTACTTTAAGATAAATTATCACTTGATAAATTTCAAGCAGAAAGCCATGGAAATGGCACCATATCCTCTCAAAGTTGCTCCCTTTCTGAGAAAAGGCTGGTTGCCTACAATGCTTTCCCAACCAAAGTCGTGCTCTCCCTGTTTTTAGGAAACatgaaaatgtacagtaaactATCGCAGGCTAAACCCTGACACATAATGCTATTGGCCACTTCGTGTTGGTAGCGTTCGTTTTTAGTATCATTTACTTTCGATTAAACCTATAAAATAATCAACAAAACGTGAGGAAGTTTGCACTGAGAAGCCAGACCACTTCCATTCGGCTGGCGGCAGTACTGCAATTTAGGGCTACTATATCTGTCTGTCCAACCTGGTCTCAAAGCATTTCacattattctgtacgtaaatctgaTATACAGTTTTCGCATGATATGTTtgtttcatatggtatgtattaattagTGAATGTCCAccacccatttcgtatgatatccTACAAATTACAATTtttattatatgttacgaatttacaAAACATACAAAATGTTAGGATTTTTCAAATGTACAATAGGTTACGGATTTGTAAAACGTTCGTTGGcggataacgttagctagctggctaatgttagctaggctagggggttagctaaaagggttaaggttagctgaCATGCTAAGTAGCTGCTAAGTAGCTGCAAAGTAGATGATAAGTAGTACGTAGTTGGAAAATAGCTAACTAGTTAAAATTGTCCGTGATGGGATTCAAACTCACAACCTTTAGGTTGCTAGACATTCTCGTTATACACCCCCCCCCACCTTACTTTTGGTTttcatttactatgttacatcttgTCTATGAGACCGGGCTGGTCTGTATGCCAGTGGAATAATACTGTACAGCGGATTTACCTTTTGATGTCTCAGACCCAAGATATAATCTGCCCTAGTAGGAAATAGCAGTTTCCCATGTATGGAGCAGGAACGCAgccacaggagagggagagagaggcttaTTTTTCCCTGGATGCATATTATAATCCCACACCAATTAGAAAGCAAGCACCCATCTCTCCCATTTTGTCAAGCTAATGCATTTTGCTTTCATCAATCAGGTTGGATTCAAATAGATGGAGTATGTGGCTTTACTGTGTAATACAAGTAGCCtgatataggctactgtatagCCTATCTACATGCAACATGCATACACAGATGATATAGGCTACTGTGACCGAAAACCATCCATTCTGTTTGATAATTTCTCCCTCCTGAAAACAGAATATAATAATGTGGTAAAAAGCGATTTCAGTGTACTAATTTAATCAAATAATGTACATACATTTATTGACACTTTTTAGTCACATAATCCATTGATgcatcagacacacacatgggTGGTAGTGTATGCACTATGCTAAGCTACACCCTCATATCGATGAGCTATCATGTGTCTTTTTCTCAGCGTAGCATTGAAATCGTACATTTCTCCCTGCCTGCTAACACACACCGCAGCTGTCCACTCCATAGGAGCACCACCATTTGTCATCAGTTAGGGCTTAAATTGGAGGGAAGCACACAGGGCTCCTGAATGGAAAAGCAACTTAAGCGGAACTAAATCCTTGACAAACAGATGTATGGCAGATGTGGCTGCCACAGTGACTGATGGGATGGaatcagtcctctctctccctacacaaCAGGACCTCCTGGGCCAGTATTTCTGTAATCCATCGAGTCATCAGTGcagtcccctcctctcccatcctttgCTAGTTGCTATTAGTGACAAGCGATAGCTCATACATGACACCTCCATGGGGTCATGTTCCATTTGTCCCCTTTAAGATGTACTCTTAAGTCTGATTGGTGGATATTCTTTCAGAGGGATGCCTCATTGTCAAGTGCttaacaaattaaaaacatttgACTGCAACCTAAAATTATGTACACATTTACACCAGTACAAGGAGAATAGTACACATAACTAATTAATATACTGTATCTGAAATGACATGAAATAGGTTTGATTTGTATTGGAATGACAGCATGTAATGGTGTGGCTAGTGGCAATTTACTTTGTGAAAGTCCTTTATCTTGAAAAcatgattgctgacatgcaaaaccaTTTTGGGACTGTGTCAATAGTGGACTAATGAAGAAAATACATACACGTTTTCTGTTGTTGTGGATTATTCCTTTAACACAAGATGTCACATAGAGACATACAAATAAAGAAGTATTTTAGTCACTGTCTCTATATACACGAAGAATGTCTTTGTTGCCTAGGGGATCtgaatataaaataataataacaataatacatgTAGTTATTGCGTTATCTACAACATGATACTTAAATGAGAACTGTAACGTCAGTGCCATTTAAATTATCCATCCGTCACCAATAACATATCCATAATTAtccatctattctctctctgtacaCGCTGTGTCGACGAGTTTACATGATTCTAAGCAACAGCTTGTTACATATAGGCTGTATCTCCATCTTTTACTGAAGTAGGGATTATTTTTTTCTTCCCAGTACGGAGACCTTGAAGCACAAACGTATTCTTTCTTGTTTCATCCAttattcttctttctctctttcaaaaAAAAGATACCCGTCTCTCAGTCTCTTGAGTCTGTAACAAGAATGTAGGTGTTACCACAGAGGCATCATGCCCCAGAGCCATACCCACATGCTCTCCTTCCCGTACCCTGAACAAAGCGCTCTGGGCCTGGGGTGAGGGTGGGTGGTCGTCCCCATGTGGTTGGTTCTCTCTCCAGGGGCCATATCAGATAGTGTTTAACAGGTACAAGCTCATTATCCCAGGCTAATTAGATCCTAGCGGACTTCAGGGACTGGGGCCAATCTGGTCATGACACAATGAGGATAGGACAGCAGTGTAGGAGGGCTGTGTTCAGTAGGGCAAATGGTAGCAAAATGTTTTGAAACGGTAAATTAAAATAAGTgtttcttattttatttattacaggaagtcccttcctgtttcagtccGTTTTTCCCCCCATTTGATGCCTAAGGAAGACATATCCTGTTACAGTACACGAGTTCAACCTTTCACACCAAAGGGCAGCTCAATACTTCAAAGTAGGCACCCTCTCCCTCTAGCTTAGGGAAAACACTTCCATTGCAATTGAAAAAGTCAGACCTAATCAACCAACCATTTCATAACTTGGTAATGATTAGAATGTTCCGACTGTGCACCTTCACCTAGGTTGATTAGACTGTATAATCAATTACATCACAGCGTTGTATCTTGCTAGCTTATTTGGCCTCTGTCTCCACAGTTAGACCCACGTTTGTCAAAAAATTATGAATCTGTACATTATATAGATAGAGGTAAGAAATAGTAACATTTTAAATTGGACAAACAGTACATGTGAGATGGGCAAAAATGACAAAAGTATAACAACGTATGTATCCAATAGAGATAAGAGAGATTTGTCCGCAGCATTATACAAACTTCACAAACTGACTGGAAATGACACTGAAAATCATTATTCGCCACTTTCCGTAACGTCCTAGCTTCCGCTATCTTACTTCATACTACTAACACAGCATGTGTTTCTCAGTCTCCTATTCTTCAAGATGACCGCgttataaacaacaacataaatgCCATGACCGTTTTCAATTCATTTGAGGCCAGGACAAATGTCCACACTGCAGCATTTCAAAAGGTCCTTGTCGAGTTTCACTTTCAAAATGCCTTTGATTTTCACGTTCAAAATGTCATTGTTGAATTAAAGCAATGTACAGTAGGTATAAAGAGGAAATATCAAGACAAACATGGGTAGAGTATCTCTCTAAAAAGCTTCATGCAAATGACAGTAATGAGAAAGACAGAACCCATCTCCCATCCTTTGTGACACAGTATCATTTTCTTCAGCAGCTTGTAGGCCAATACGGTTGAAGGTAGGGTCGTGTGTTTGAGAAAGACACTATGTTGGAGCCAATATGTTGACTCCTTTGATGACCGGTTCTCTGTTGAGGTAAGTAGCCCAGTACACTAGGTTAAAGGTTCCAAATAGGACAGGGAAAACTATCCGGGACATTTTGTCGATTTTGCTCACGCTGTTGTAGGTTTTCTTGGGGTCCAGGACTTCTGTTTCAGACGATCTTAGTTGTATGGAGGTGCTGTTGGAGATGGTGGAGATAGAGATATCCTTAGTGATGTTGGGGGTGTAGTTCACTCCTGCTGTACAGACGTTGTTGGGCTTCTTAGAAAGCACCATAGGGTCCCTTTTCTGTTGAgataaaacatttcaaatgtatcATTTAATATTTAATACGGTACTATTTGTGTTGGATGGATACAAATAGTCAGTGTTACATGTCGACCCTCACAAACCGGGGCtaaacgtttttttttattttaacttaacgATTTCTGTCAGTAATTATTATGCATGTACAGCATCAACGTTTCCATCACGTCATCCCAAAAATACGACCGTAGCTCTCTATCACTTTTCAATGGTGGGATACGTGCTGGGACCCTCCATGGACTCACCTTTGGGTGCTGAGCCTCCATGGCCTTCTTGCCATCCCACGCCCAGCTCCTCTTGGTGAAATAGTTGACGGTGGCAAACTCGATGAGCGCGGAGAAGACGAACGCATAGCACACAGCGATGAACCAATCCATGGCTGTGGCGTAGGCCACCTTGGGCAGCGAGTTGCGAGCGCTGATACTGAGAGTCGTCATAGTCAGCACTGTAGTGACACCTGGTTGAAAAACAGAGacgtcatgttcattagggcacacagtGGAAAAGGTTTTCAaatgttttgcaatggaaaaaaATCTAATAAGAGTTACTAATTGGACAAGGCCATGTAGTCCCTCCTTGTTTCAGTCCGTTTTCTTCCATTCTCTGCCTAATGAACCCTACCCATGTATGATGAGTGAGCTACAGGTTGTAATATATTATTTAGTGTTTGGGAATCGAGTGGTTGACATAATCTGTAGtgacgtgtggaagctgtagacATTttgggatcatcaactagattcagccgcgggcacATTtgttcttgagcggatggtcagggggccggaacataattacaaatcatttgtagactgcaaatagACCGCAAGAAGACCAAACAAGTATAATATTTCacaaaaacataataatttcaaacattGCTACATTTGTATTcaataacatacagtatacagtatatacaacagTTTGTGGACACACATTACAATTAGTGGATTCTGTTTTAAAGTAttaaatcgagcacaccgccatgcaatatccatagacaaacattgccaatagaatggccttactgaaaaggtcagtgactttcaacgtggaacCGTCatacaacagctcagccgcgaagtggtaggccgcacaagctcacagaacgggaccgccgagtgccgaagtggtaggccgcacaagctcacagaatgggaccaccgagtgccgaagtggtaggccgcacaagctcacagaacgggaccgccgagtgccgaagtgcgtagcgtgtaaaaatcatctgttttaggttgcaacactcaataccgagttccaaactgcctctggaaacaacgtcagcacaagaactgttcatcgggagcttcatgaaatgggtttccatggccgagcacacaagcctcagatcaccatgcgcaatgccaagcgtcagctggagtggtgtaaagcttgccgccattggactggagacgcgaatgcatagtgccaactgtaaagtttggtggagtaggaataatggtttggggctgtttttcatggtccggctagaccccttagttcaagtgaagggaaatcttaacgttacagcatacaattacattctacacgattctgtgcttccaactttgtggcaacagtccTGTTTCAGTCccgttccagcatgacaatgcccccatgcataaatagaggtccatacagaaatggtttgtcaaaattggtgtggaagaacttgagtgGCCTgcacaatgccctgacctcatccccattgaacacctttgggatgaactggaacgccgactgtgagtcggacctaatcgcccaacatcagtggccgacctcactaatgctcttgtggctgaatggaagcaagtccccgcagcaatgtttccagaagattggaggctgttatagcagtatagGAGGGAcctactccatattaatgcccatgattttggaatgagatattcgatgaggtgtccacatactttttttgGTCACTAATAATAGCTCTCTCTATTATGGCTGGGAATACTTTGGAATAGATTTTCAAAATGGAAATCACTtcgagctgatttgctggtgtttttacagtcttattTCCAACAATAAATAAATTAAAGTATAAAAAAAACAATGCATTTATTTTTTCTCAGAAAACAAATAAAATCacccgccagttggggaaccctgctgtagACATTCAGGGTTTTTTTAGGGACAAGAGAAAGGTGTTCATCACCTGTGATGTCTATAATTGCCTGAAAATCTATTTCAAATTGGCGTCATCATGGATGATAGAGATAATTGTAGTTTAACCAGGTCGTTATTGTGAAAGGTAATTCACTCTCAATGACTTATCCGGCTAACTAAaggtttaaataaaaaaatctaacaCGATTCATGAATATTGTGatgagtgtacagtatgtgttgggtgATGTGGCAACACATAGTGTTCATTTTGAGTTGAAAGTACACTTTTTGGTAGAGTTTATCCAAGTGGTTGTGTTGAGGTCATACTAACCAAAAACGGTCCTGGCTGGTACAGATTCACGGTTGAGCCAGAAGGACACCTGGGACAGGATCACGGTCATGAAGCAGGGCATGTAGGTCTGAATGACAAAGTAACCAATCTTCCTCTTCAGGTAGAAGTGACACATCATGACTGTGTATTGTCCTGTTGGTTTAGAGGACGGTGGGACAAAGAAATGAATTATTGCGGTGGTAACAACgatggagatatacagtagaAGGACATAGTGAATCGCTAAGTCATCCTGCATTTTTAAATAATTGTATTATATATTTGAGAATTTTATCGAACTTTATAATATGCACTTTTGTTTAAGcgttatatttaaaaaaaaaaactcatgACAAGGATGCAACAATCGGCAACAAATATAATTATCTAAGAAAATAACTATGCAGATGAATAAAATATGATAGAAAATGGTGTCCCTACAATATGTATGTTTTACACTCAATAATGTGACAGTTGCTGTGTGAGGTAAATGTTGAGGTAAAAAAAGGGGAGAGGAAAAAAAACAACATATCCTGTTAACCAACTGAAGATTGCATTtgaagctttaaaaaaaaatcctttcCAGCTTCCCACAGCCGGCGCCTGATAAACTATAGAAAATCCACTGATGACTGCTGCGTTCTCCAGGCAAAATCCGATTTCTGTATCTCACTAATCCCCTGTCACAATCTGCATCCTGCCATCAGGGAAAACGCTAGCTCAGTCCTGCCCACTCACTCAGCTCggctctgctctgctgtgctctGGCCTCGCACACTCGACAAGGACGCGACGCTACCAAATCTCCAGCGACTGACGGACAGATATCTGCACACCTTAGCTCCTAGTTAATCACAATTCTCCCAGGGGTGTGATGGAGGGGGGTTGACCTGGTGCCCCATGGGAAGTTTGTGTTTCTGTGAGCCAAAAGGACGCAGGGCCAACGCAGGCACCATCATGTCTCCAGCCCCAGAAGCCCCAGCTAGCCGGCGTCTTCTCGGCCCACCGGGGAGACACCCATGACTCCCAGCCTCTCTCCGCCTCGAGCGAGCGAGCGACCGACCGACCGGGGATCCGATCCTCCATCCGGACTGTTTGCTGTTGATGCATGGAGCCCGATGAGACTCATAGAGGAATGAACATGTACCTTTGGTGGATTTTACTGCAAGGATTCTGGAGCGTTTATGGGGAACTTCCATTCATTGCAGACAATAACGCAGCCATGTTGGTCAACTGGTGAGTACTAAGGCAACGGTGGTCACAGAATGTTCTTGAAATACTTTACTTACATGTAAATATGCAAATATAAATAAGAAAACAACTGGAATAGGCTGTCTATTGGGATTATGTCCAAAGGAGACATTGCATAAAGGCAATATATATATTCCATATATTTCCCTCTTTTACCAAACAGTGTACTATATCATTTTAGGGGAGTACGGTGCTTATTTTGTAAATGTACTGTGAGGGGGTATAGGATGTCATGTCTCTAAACCGAGCCGTTTGATAATCTCGTCTTGATTTAGCCATAGAGGGATTGTACCTAAGATTAGGCACATGCTAATTCAAGAACCACAACAGAACTGACCCACTGGATTCCCATCGGGGACAGTGAACTCTACTGACTTGGCCCTGGGCCAGACAGACGGCCTACAGCCACCACCTGACCTCCGCAGCTCCCATTTGTCACTTGCTGGcaagcagagaggagcaggtggaGGAAAGGAGATGCGCAGAAACACACTTTTAGCTCGCGGGCCTACTGAAGTTTGGGGTCAGTCCACAAATGGACTATAGTTGACACTTTACAGTGGCCCTGCAGGGAAGCTTATAGGATCCCGTTGCCTACTTAACAGGCAGGGAGGGTTTTTAGTTCTTATCCATGATCAAGGGAGATTGCCATGGAGGGACtgtcctgcctctcctctcctttcatggCCAAAGAGTTAAACGGCTGTGATGATGACTCTGACTGGGCTGGATGGTTTCTGCTATTCTACGCACAACACTAGGGAAATCCACACTTTTAACAGCCATTCTGCAGACAGCAGCTGATGTATATTACAGTTCCACTTTACATAAGGGAATTAAAGCCTTTCAGTCCCACGTGTCCCTGCCCGGGAGCCTGGGATGTCCAATCCCTTGGGGGGCTGTGATGTCGTCCTCTTATGCAAAAGCCTGATGGGGGAGTCAACATGGGATTAACCCTTGACTCAGGACAGGAATAAGTGACTCCACGTGTAGCCTAAGTGACAGCTGGCTACTTCCCTTCCTGCTCTTGCTCCTTCTCCAAACTATTTCCTTCCCCCCCTCTAGCCTATAGTGAAGTACAGTGGAGTTTGGAGAAGTCAAACTAAAAATGACATTGAAAGGAATAGGACACTTTCCCCAAAATATAAATTCCCTAACTTAATCGCCAAGAGTCTACTGACACACTTGTGCGTccatctaagtaacataataacaGAATCCCCATGAAAATCGGTCAGTTTAAGATGGAGATATTTGCATGGGCTATGTCTGAATCCACCTCATCCGCCTACGTCAGCGTTCCGCACCTGCGGtagaaggtggccgagctacatcggtgtttgtcagaccatgagacatcccgggCTTTGGTCTTCTCACCaaaacgtctgtagcgtccgaacggtttgacCTACCAACTAAgatgaccactctatggaaagatgaggcTTTCGTTTTGCTCTACGAACCCCCAGAAGTgtcacaggactcgtctgaaggtaacccatacaaatgaacggaagaatggaggtagttttgtggcAACAACAATTATGGGTTAAATGTGTCCAAAAAAAACacatatttcctgagctttcttatgtctcctagatataggacagacatttCAAAACCTTCTTTTAAATCCATGTTGAATGTGTTacccaatgcgtttctatgggctatagtagtaaaggccaaaataCAATATTTGATCAAACATATTTTTCATATATTCTttgatacctaaaggggtcctacaAATCTAAATCAAAATGTCTCAATCTACATTCCATTCCAACATCCATATGTGCATAGCAATTAGAATGCATACCGTAATACATTGCTTAATTCTAGGGTATGCAAGTGTGGATATCGGAAGAGGCCTGGGACAGGTtgaatgtatatacagttgaagtcggaagtttacatacaccttagccaaacacatttcctgacatttaataatagtaacaattccctgtctttgtttagttagggtcaccactttattttaagtgtaatgtcagaataatagtagaaataatgatttatttcagcttttatttctttcatcacattctcagtgggtcagaagtttacatacactcaattagtatttggtagcattgcctttaaatggctTAAAAGCTTCCCATagtaagtttggtgaattttggcccattcctcctgacagaactggtgtaactgagtcaggtttgtaggccttcttgcttgaacacgctttttcagttctgcccacaaatgttctataggattgaggtcagggctttgtgatggccactccaataccttgactttgttgtccttaagccattttgccacaactttggaagtatgcttagagtcattgtccaCTAGGAAGactcatttgtgaccaagcttcctgactgatgtcttgagaagttcaatatatccacgtaattttcagTTAGCCATGCTAGCTAATAAGTTAGCACTTTAGCGAGTGTACTCGGCAAGTAGCCAATACTATgacctacctcatgatgccatctattttgtgaagtgcaccagtccctcctgcagcaaagcaccaccacaacatgatgctgccacctccgtgcttcacggccGGGATGGTGTTCTCCGGCTCGCAAGCGTCCCGctttttcctccgaacataacaatggtcattatggccaaacagttgtatttctgtttcatcagaccagaggacatttctccaaaaagtacaatatttgtccccatgtgcagttgcaaaccgtagtctggatttttttatggcggttttggagcagtggcttcttccttgctgagcggcctttcaggttatgtcgatataggactcattttactgtggatatagatacttttgtacctgttacctccagcatcttcacaaggttgatttgcatttttcgcaccaaagtacgttcaggcatttggaaattgctctcaaggatgaaccagacttgtggaggtctacaatttcttttctgaggtcttggctgatttctttagattttcccatgacgtcaagcaaagaggcactgagtatgaaggtaggccttgaaatacatccacaggtacacctccaattgactcaaatgatgtcaattagcctatcagaagcttctaaagccattacattattttctggaattttccaagctgtaaaaaggcacagtcaacttagtgtctgtaaacttctgacccactggaattgtgattcagtgaaataacctgtctgtaaacaattgtaggaAATATTACTGTGCACAAAaatgcacaatgtagatgtcctaaccgacttgccaaaactatagtttgttaacaagaaatttgtggagtggttgaaaaatgagttttaattactccaacctaagtgtatgtaaacctccaacGTTAACTGTACCTCACCTCGACTGGTGTAGATGTCCTCAGAGCCTGCGGTCTGGCCAATCAGGTGGTACTGGTTGAGGCGGGATCCGTCTTCTGCCACCACTACAGACTTGGCAGCACCGGTTTGCCAGAGGTACACCACCTCAGAGACTGGATAGGCAtctgaaagagagaaacaggacacTGTGAGGATGCTAATGAGATATTATACAGGCCAGGGCACATATCAGGAACTAGCATGTCTCAGATCGAAATTATAGTTGAAACTCAGATCTTGAGTCAAGCGACACTAGGATGAAGCTATTTCTAGGGCTAAAAGTTCTTCTGGCAACACAATCGGAGGCCTATATCGTGTAAGCTTGACATGCATGCTGGGGAAGGAACATAACAGTTTGTTACTTATGTCCAGGACACAAGGTTCCTCATATTCTACTCTAAGTGAAACTAAGTAGTGGTTTGGTGTTCAAGTTGATTTGTTTAGCAAATGCAAAGTCCTGGTGCCAAAAAGTTTCTTCTGATCCTGCTGTGTTGAGTACAGCTAGGCACCCATTGCGTTTGTGGATTTGTCACTTATGTGGTGAATGGTTTTCTCTCTAAGAACAGATCTTAAGAGACGACATAGCTATACCCAAACTCTTTTCCTTTACCATAGTAAGGAAATCGACTGGAAGCTGTACAGTATAGACTAGAATAAGGGACTCTGCCAACTTTGGCCCTCTGGGGGCTTCAGGCTTGGATTGAACTGTGGTTGAGCGCATGTTTGCAACGCAACACAGCTTGTTAATCACATAGCCACAGTGGCTGATTGGAGCTGACAGTGTCGGCTAACGCTGACCCCCAAGGTCTGGTCCAAATTACGCCTCTGCCACGGCAGAGAGGGTCATCAGGCATGGTGACATACAGAAAGACACAGATGCAtacgtagacagacagacaaatggttagacagacagacaggcaggcaggcagacagacacacacacaaaccaaccaACTTCAGATTGTAGCCTACTAGTTTTTTTTGCTCAAGTCAGTGATCTGTAATCAAATTATTTCCCAATTA is drawn from Oncorhynchus keta strain PuntledgeMale-10-30-2019 chromosome 37, Oket_V2, whole genome shotgun sequence and contains these coding sequences:
- the LOC118370244 gene encoding gamma-aminobutyric acid receptor subunit alpha-5-like, yielding MMDLSTDIEDKMPSFSTMKHVWISVLLVCITCHLGLGQTTAEALKEAEANDNITIFTRILDGLLDGYDNRLRPGLGEKVTEIKTNIFVTSFGPVSDTEMEYTIDVFFRQSWKDERLCFKGPMEMLPLNNLLASNIWTPDTFFLNGKKSIAHNMTTPNKLLRLKDDGTLLYTMRLTISAECPMQLEDFPMDAHACPLKFGSYAYPVSEVVYLWQTGAAKSVVVAEDGSRLNQYHLIGQTAGSEDIYTSRGQYTVMMCHFYLKRKIGYFVIQTYMPCFMTVILSQVSFWLNRESVPARTVFGVTTVLTMTTLSISARNSLPKVAYATAMDWFIAVCYAFVFSALIEFATVNYFTKRSWAWDGKKAMEAQHPKKRDPMVLSKKPNNVCTAGVNYTPNITKDISISTISNSTSIQLRSSETEVLDPKKTYNSVSKIDKMSRIVFPVLFGTFNLVYWATYLNREPVIKGVNILAPT